The following is a genomic window from Amycolatopsis sp. BJA-103.
CGCGAGGACGTGGTGGGGTCCGAACGTCCCGTCCTCGCGGATCTCGGCGACGCACAGTTCCGTGCCGTCCCAAGGCATCGCGGGGTGATTCCAGCCGACCCACGCCGCACGCGCGCCGTCGGGCGACAGCTGCGGGGCGGTGAGGAAGTGATGGCTGGCCGTCAGGACCCGTTCCGGACCGCCGTCGAGGGGGACCGCGATGAGGTCCCGTGCGATGTCGACGCGCCTGGGGCCGGTGCTGCGTTCGCGGACGAGCCACACTTCGCCGTCCGCGCCGGGCCGGAGATCGCTGTAGCGGATCCCGTGCCGGGCCGCCGGTTCCGGCGTCAGAGGTGCGGTCGCGCCGGTGGTCAGGTCTCGGCGGTAGACGCGCTGATCCGCCCAGTGGGTGAAGACGAGGACGTCGCCGAGCACGAGCCAGGGACGGCCGCCGTACTCGTGCACGCGGTTCCGGACGTTCCACGGAGCGGGAAGGACGTCTTCGACAGTGCCGTCCGCGCGGCACCTCACGAGGGTGACGCGACCGCCCTCACCGGTTCTCGCTTCGGCCCACCAGACCTCGTCTCCCGCCGTTCCGAGCCATTGCGCGCTGACTCCCGAAGCCGCGACATCGGCGGCCGACAGGGGAGACGTCCAGGTGCCGTAAGGGGCGATCTCAACCACAGCTGAAGACTAGGATCGGGTCTTTGCCCGTGGTGGCCCGGGGCACACCTGGCCCAGGCGGAGTTTCGCCCTCGGCGGAACCGTGGGGCGGCGGATGCCGATCATGGGGTCGTGGCCTAGGGTCAAAGGTGCCATGTCTCGCGTAATCCACGTCTTCCGCCAGCCCGACCGGTTCGTCGCAGGAACCGTCGGTGAGCCCGGCGACCGCACGTTCTACCTCCAGGCGTCCGAGGACGTCCGCACGATCAGTGTGACGATCGAAAAACAGCAGGTCGTGGTCTTGGCCGAAAGGCTCGGCTCGCTGCTGGAAGAGGTCGCCAGCCGGTTCGGCGCGGACGTACCGGACGACGCGCCCGACGAGCTCCTCGACGTCGACCCCCTCACCGTCCCGGTCGAGGAGGAGTTCCGCGTCGGCACGATGGGGCTCGGCTGGGACGCCGACAGCAGCGCCGTCGTCATCGAGTTGCTCGCGATGACCGAAGGCGAGGTGGACGAAACGGT
Proteins encoded in this region:
- a CDS encoding DUF3090 domain-containing protein — protein: MSRVIHVFRQPDRFVAGTVGEPGDRTFYLQASEDVRTISVTIEKQQVVVLAERLGSLLEEVASRFGADVPDDAPDELLDVDPLTVPVEEEFRVGTMGLGWDADSSAVVIELLAMTEGEVDETVVLDDTEEGPDAVRVFLSPGAARAFAERADRVVNAGRKPCPLCAEPLDPAGHICPRQNGYRRDVDVLED